The following proteins come from a genomic window of Ilumatobacter coccineus YM16-304:
- a CDS encoding anthranilate synthase component II has translation MRVLVIDSYDSFVYNLVQYLGELGAEPIVVRNDEVTVDEALAMAPDGVLLSPGPGRPETSGIICDAIGAFAANGTPVLGVCLGHQAIGHVYGADVVGAPELMHGKTSQIEHGDVGVFAGLPSPLTATRYHSLTLAPDSIPDVLEVTARSHDGVIMGVRHRDLDVEGVQFHPESILTAAGHDLLRTWLTRLGSNAPA, from the coding sequence ATGCGCGTGCTCGTCATCGACTCCTACGACAGCTTCGTCTACAACCTCGTCCAGTACCTCGGCGAACTCGGAGCGGAGCCGATCGTGGTGCGTAACGACGAGGTCACCGTCGACGAAGCCCTCGCGATGGCCCCCGATGGTGTGCTCCTGTCACCCGGGCCGGGGCGACCCGAGACGAGCGGCATCATCTGCGATGCCATCGGCGCGTTCGCCGCGAACGGCACACCGGTGCTCGGCGTGTGCCTCGGACATCAGGCGATCGGTCACGTGTACGGAGCCGACGTCGTCGGTGCGCCCGAGTTGATGCACGGCAAGACCTCGCAGATCGAGCACGGCGACGTCGGTGTGTTCGCTGGACTTCCGTCGCCGCTGACGGCCACGCGGTACCACTCGCTCACGCTCGCACCCGACTCGATCCCCGACGTCCTCGAAGTGACGGCACGCAGTCACGACGGCGTCATCATGGGCGTGCGACATCGCGACCTCGACGTCGAGGGTGTGCAGTTCCACCCGGAGAGCATTCTCACCGCCGCCGGACACGACCTGCTGCGCACCTGGCTGACGCGCCTCGGCTCCAACGCACCGGCCTGA
- a CDS encoding response regulator transcription factor, whose product MRAVVADDSVLLRDGVVRLLGDGDIDVVAAVGNASDLLDAVTEHAPDIALVDVRMPPTHTDEGIRAALAIRAQHPKVAVLVLSQYVEERYAADLLTGDTTGVGYLLKDRVVDVEDFIVAVRRVAGGGSAVDADVVRQLLGRSGRHEELDRLTPRELEVLGLMAEGLSNSGIAERLVVSLGAIEKHITNVFTKLDLAHEEHAHKRVLAVLHYLGDR is encoded by the coding sequence ATCCGCGCTGTCGTCGCCGACGACTCGGTGCTCCTGCGCGACGGCGTCGTGCGATTGCTCGGCGACGGCGACATCGACGTGGTCGCCGCCGTGGGCAACGCGAGCGACCTCCTCGACGCGGTGACCGAGCACGCTCCCGACATCGCCCTCGTCGACGTGCGCATGCCGCCCACGCACACCGACGAAGGCATCCGGGCGGCGCTCGCGATCAGAGCCCAACACCCGAAGGTCGCCGTACTCGTGCTGTCGCAGTACGTCGAGGAGCGGTACGCGGCCGACCTCCTCACCGGCGACACCACGGGCGTCGGCTATCTGCTCAAGGATCGCGTCGTCGACGTCGAGGACTTCATCGTCGCCGTTCGCCGCGTCGCTGGAGGCGGGAGCGCGGTCGACGCCGATGTGGTTCGTCAACTGCTGGGGCGATCCGGACGCCACGAAGAACTCGACCGGTTGACACCGCGCGAACTCGAAGTGCTCGGGCTCATGGCCGAAGGGCTGTCGAACTCCGGCATCGCCGAGCGGTTGGTGGTGTCGCTGGGCGCCATCGAGAAGCACATCACCAACGTGTTCACCAAGCTCGACCTCGCTCACGAAGAGCACGCCCACAAGCGCGTCCTCGCCGTGCTGCACTACCTCGGCGACCGCTGA
- a CDS encoding sensor histidine kinase, which translates to MDAIGDETSAPLASAPAGRADPSRRQLDPPRADDRPVDNRVSQNRAAENRHAENRANPITGKGIEWPFDTLPEAIEWWYRPVLEAQSWLALAYLFVGLVLGPVFFALTVATVATTSALMAVGIGLLLVVPAFAFVDALTAVHRHLASWVSNTVPARRLDPSSGLGWSAISTRLHDANRWRQVSFLLVSLVSGPVFFVIGFLPWSLLLGGPFGFGSFSIGRLLASAALLGVGPRFTRFVADVAVSFSAWFLGPDPSERLEERVEELSTQREQILDAVAAERRRIERNLHDGVQQQLVALGIDIGRAHARLDADPEGAKELLGEARDKVRGSIGELRLIGRGLHPAVLSDRGLDAALSAVVANAPIPISVDVATTHELPTDVAETSYYVVNEAVANVLKHARARTASVRVHDEPGLLPAIRIVVHDDGRGGADATRSSGSGLAGIAARVTGVDGVFEVDSPTGGPTTLTAVIPIRRPRLTDAPATDTLSRRPDAPEGPSA; encoded by the coding sequence GTGGACGCAATCGGTGACGAGACCTCGGCTCCACTCGCGTCGGCACCAGCCGGCCGTGCCGATCCCTCGCGTCGACAGCTCGACCCACCGCGAGCCGACGATCGCCCCGTCGACAACCGTGTTAGCCAGAACCGTGCTGCCGAGAACCGGCATGCCGAGAACCGTGCGAACCCGATCACCGGCAAGGGGATCGAGTGGCCGTTCGACACCCTGCCCGAAGCGATCGAGTGGTGGTACCGGCCGGTGCTCGAAGCACAGTCGTGGCTGGCGCTGGCGTACCTCTTCGTCGGACTCGTCCTCGGGCCGGTCTTCTTCGCGCTCACCGTGGCCACGGTCGCCACCACCTCGGCGCTCATGGCCGTTGGCATCGGTCTTCTGCTCGTCGTCCCCGCGTTTGCGTTCGTCGACGCGCTCACCGCAGTCCACCGTCATCTCGCCTCGTGGGTCAGCAACACCGTCCCTGCCCGACGTCTCGACCCGTCGAGCGGACTGGGATGGTCGGCGATCAGCACCCGGCTCCACGACGCCAACCGGTGGCGACAGGTGTCGTTCCTGCTCGTGTCGCTAGTGAGCGGCCCCGTCTTCTTCGTCATCGGCTTCCTGCCGTGGAGCCTGCTGCTCGGTGGCCCCTTCGGGTTCGGATCGTTCTCGATCGGTCGGCTCCTCGCCAGTGCCGCGTTGCTCGGAGTGGGGCCGCGCTTCACTCGGTTCGTCGCCGACGTCGCCGTGTCGTTCTCGGCGTGGTTTCTCGGCCCCGACCCGAGTGAACGCCTCGAAGAACGTGTGGAGGAGCTGTCGACGCAACGCGAGCAGATCCTCGACGCCGTGGCGGCCGAGCGACGCCGCATCGAACGCAACCTCCACGACGGCGTGCAACAACAACTCGTCGCGCTGGGCATCGACATCGGTCGGGCGCACGCACGACTCGACGCCGACCCCGAGGGAGCCAAGGAACTGCTGGGCGAGGCCCGCGACAAGGTGCGCGGGTCGATCGGTGAGCTGCGGCTGATCGGCCGTGGCCTGCACCCGGCGGTGCTGTCGGACCGGGGGCTCGACGCCGCCTTGTCGGCCGTCGTCGCCAACGCACCCATTCCGATCTCGGTCGACGTGGCCACCACCCACGAACTCCCCACCGACGTCGCCGAGACCAGCTACTACGTCGTCAACGAAGCGGTCGCCAACGTCCTCAAGCACGCGCGAGCACGCACCGCGTCGGTGCGCGTGCACGACGAACCCGGTCTGCTGCCGGCCATCCGGATCGTCGTGCACGACGACGGCCGAGGAGGTGCCGACGCCACACGTTCATCGGGGAGTGGCCTGGCCGGCATCGCCGCTCGGGTCACCGGGGTCGACGGAGTGTTCGAGGTGGACTCCCCGACCGGCGGACCCACCACACTGACCGCCGTGATTCCCATCCGGCGGCCACGACTCACCGACGCACCCGCCACCGACACGCTTTCACGGCGACCAGACGCACCAGAAGGACCCTCCGCATGA
- a CDS encoding ABC transporter permease: MIRRLFRTVRRSPGRILTSVFALALAVAAIGVFAIPTVATSSLRDAAERDGVANIIAGTTDTGAVPVADLLATVDNVDHVEPQIVIEAPLVDGGAVTVVGLDLGRQQIDIVRATSGELPDRPSEAIVAEGSAAIGDVVDVIGVDGDVASFEVVGLGGTSFFVDSDVLFTTLDGARDVSTLTGINRVAMSTVDTDSASLSATVDDVRTALAAEGIALTHLPETIPDGIHPVEAEIEQISMLIGLLGIVAGLVGLVLLASTTNTLVIERTREVAIMRALGSPPRALRRRLRRLALGIAAAAVVLGVPLGVVLSNVIARLVLQEFVGLTPGIAVSVPVMVASAAFALVGARLVAARAARRVTKLPLATALRDRNGSPFGRRASERIAARVPLGGLLSRSALRNGVQRRARSLAIATQIGAAVAALMIVSSMATTITDFNDAELEPWRWSTVTSVAGPGLDIDPRVVDGDPTSEPGIVVGASAFDWEIDVFGFVADTEMVDRDVRSGRWFEAADEAVVSAGFAEHLDLELGDEIDVLLASGTHRYEISGLHPNRGREIYVDIDELASDLGGPGLVNRIYSSAPGGASELPDLGLGGVVEVTYFDELTADDTGRNAVLLIFGAIGLVVVSVAGLAVASGLAVSLYERRHEFAALQAIGGRRRHVFRLVIAELGALLVGGLAIGLVGGYFGGRAIARSFEVSNAVEIGFTFARGVIPVVVAVVAIGSMLLALTMVRTATRRPVALTLRGSA, encoded by the coding sequence ATGATCCGGCGACTGTTCCGAACCGTGCGGCGCTCGCCGGGCCGCATCCTCACCAGCGTCTTCGCGCTGGCACTCGCGGTGGCGGCGATCGGCGTGTTCGCCATCCCGACGGTGGCGACGAGTTCGCTGCGCGACGCGGCCGAACGCGACGGCGTCGCCAACATCATCGCCGGCACCACCGACACCGGAGCGGTGCCCGTAGCCGACCTGCTCGCCACCGTCGACAACGTCGATCACGTCGAACCGCAGATCGTGATCGAAGCACCGCTCGTCGACGGCGGCGCCGTCACCGTGGTCGGGCTCGACCTCGGCCGCCAACAGATCGACATCGTCCGAGCCACGAGCGGAGAACTCCCCGACCGCCCGTCGGAGGCGATCGTCGCCGAAGGCAGCGCTGCCATCGGCGACGTGGTCGACGTCATCGGAGTCGACGGCGACGTCGCGTCGTTCGAGGTCGTCGGTCTGGGAGGAACCAGCTTCTTCGTCGACTCCGACGTGCTGTTCACCACGCTCGACGGCGCCCGCGACGTGAGCACGCTCACCGGCATCAACCGTGTGGCGATGTCGACCGTCGACACCGACTCGGCATCGCTGAGCGCCACGGTCGACGACGTGCGGACCGCACTCGCAGCGGAGGGCATCGCGCTCACCCACTTGCCCGAGACGATCCCCGACGGGATCCACCCGGTCGAAGCGGAGATCGAGCAGATCAGCATGCTGATCGGCCTCCTCGGCATCGTCGCCGGGCTGGTCGGCCTCGTCTTACTGGCCTCCACGACCAACACGCTCGTCATCGAACGCACCCGGGAAGTCGCGATCATGCGTGCGCTCGGGTCGCCCCCGCGAGCGCTGCGGCGCCGGCTCCGTCGCTTGGCGCTCGGTATCGCCGCCGCAGCCGTCGTGCTCGGCGTGCCGCTCGGCGTCGTGCTGTCGAACGTGATCGCCAGGTTGGTGCTCCAGGAGTTCGTCGGTCTCACCCCCGGCATCGCCGTGTCGGTTCCGGTGATGGTGGCGAGCGCCGCCTTCGCGCTCGTCGGTGCTCGGCTCGTCGCGGCGCGGGCCGCGCGTCGCGTCACCAAGCTGCCCCTCGCGACCGCACTCCGCGATCGCAATGGTTCACCGTTCGGCCGCCGGGCGAGCGAGCGCATCGCGGCTCGGGTCCCGCTCGGCGGACTGCTGAGTCGTTCGGCGCTCCGCAACGGGGTGCAACGGCGAGCCCGGTCGCTGGCGATCGCCACGCAGATCGGCGCGGCCGTCGCCGCGCTCATGATCGTCAGCTCGATGGCGACCACGATCACCGACTTCAACGACGCCGAACTGGAGCCGTGGCGCTGGTCGACGGTGACCTCGGTCGCCGGCCCCGGCCTCGACATCGACCCGCGTGTGGTCGACGGCGACCCCACCAGCGAACCGGGCATCGTCGTCGGGGCCAGCGCCTTCGACTGGGAGATCGACGTCTTCGGTTTCGTCGCCGACACCGAGATGGTCGATCGTGACGTGCGCAGCGGCCGCTGGTTCGAGGCCGCCGACGAAGCGGTCGTCTCGGCCGGGTTCGCCGAACACCTCGACCTCGAACTCGGCGACGAGATCGACGTGCTCCTCGCATCGGGAACCCATCGATACGAGATCAGCGGGCTCCACCCCAACCGCGGACGCGAGATCTACGTCGACATCGACGAACTCGCGAGCGACCTCGGTGGCCCCGGCCTCGTCAACCGCATCTACTCGTCGGCGCCCGGCGGGGCTTCGGAGCTGCCCGACCTGGGACTCGGCGGCGTCGTCGAGGTCACGTACTTCGACGAGCTGACCGCCGACGACACCGGCCGCAACGCGGTGCTGCTGATCTTCGGCGCCATCGGTCTCGTCGTCGTCTCGGTCGCCGGACTCGCGGTCGCCTCCGGTCTTGCGGTGAGCCTGTACGAACGCCGGCACGAGTTCGCCGCGCTGCAGGCGATCGGCGGCCGCCGCCGTCACGTGTTCCGGCTCGTCATCGCCGAACTCGGAGCACTCCTCGTCGGCGGGCTGGCCATCGGCCTCGTCGGCGGCTACTTCGGCGGGCGGGCGATCGCCCGATCGTTCGAGGTGTCGAACGCGGTCGAGATCGGCTTCACCTTCGCCCGCGGGGTGATCCCCGTCGTGGTGGCGGTGGTGGCGATCGGATCGATGCTGCTCGCCCTCACCATGGTGCGGACCGCCACCCGACGACCGGTGGCGCTCACGCTCCGGGGCAGCGCGTGA
- a CDS encoding ABC transporter ATP-binding protein has protein sequence MERTPLISARDLTRRWGSGDSAQLGVDQVDLSIGHGELVAITGPSGSGKSTLGALIAGIDQPTSGSLVVDGERIDQMRNDALARWRGRTVGIVFQDFHLLPTLTAVENVELALKLSGTKIGRRERLHRSAQMLCAVGLGQKTKRLPSQLSGGEQQRVAVARAIVTRPKLIVADEPTGSLDRAAGEQIAALLTREAHDGTTVVMITHDEAIADGADRRIGMVDGRVTMHTASGVDLLLAPLVQPGAHPTDAPAALAGSGAR, from the coding sequence ATGGAACGAACACCTCTCATCTCGGCCCGCGATCTCACCCGTCGATGGGGGTCGGGCGACAGTGCACAACTCGGCGTCGACCAGGTCGACCTCTCGATCGGCCACGGCGAACTCGTCGCGATCACCGGACCCTCGGGTTCGGGCAAGTCGACGCTCGGCGCGCTGATCGCCGGCATCGATCAGCCGACCTCCGGGTCGCTCGTGGTCGATGGAGAACGCATCGACCAGATGCGCAACGACGCGCTCGCACGCTGGCGCGGACGCACGGTCGGCATCGTCTTCCAGGACTTCCACCTGCTGCCGACGCTGACCGCCGTCGAGAACGTCGAGTTGGCGCTGAAGCTGAGCGGCACGAAGATCGGTCGGCGCGAACGGCTGCATCGCAGCGCGCAGATGCTGTGCGCCGTCGGGTTGGGCCAGAAGACGAAACGCCTCCCGAGCCAGCTGAGCGGTGGCGAACAGCAACGGGTCGCCGTGGCGCGAGCGATCGTGACCCGCCCGAAGCTCATCGTCGCCGACGAACCCACCGGCAGCCTCGACCGAGCCGCGGGCGAACAGATCGCGGCGCTGCTCACTCGCGAGGCACACGACGGGACGACGGTCGTGATGATCACGCACGACGAGGCGATCGCCGATGGCGCCGACCGACGCATCGGCATGGTCGATGGTCGGGTCACGATGCACACCGCATCGGGCGTCGACCTCCTGCTGGCGCCGCTGGTCCAGCCGGGCGCGCACCCCACCGACGCGCCGGCTGCCCTCGCAGGATCGGGCGCACGATGA
- the pknB gene encoding Stk1 family PASTA domain-containing Ser/Thr kinase has protein sequence MTNQGEATVINDRYEVHKRIGRGGMADVFSARDLLLDRQVAIKVLFPEFATDENFVERFRREAQSAANLSHPNIVNVYDWGKYEGTYFIAMEEVKGRTLADVLKSNRQLTSKQAAEIASEVAAALGFAHEKDVAHRDIKPANILIGSNGQVKVADFGIARAMNAPTEANLTQAGSVMGTATYFSPEQAQGAQPDPRSDLYSLGIVMYEMVAGRAPFTGDNPVSIAYKQVHDLPQPLVQIVADVPKPYEAIVAKLLAKDPKLRYPSAGALRDDLRRFRNDEPVQALVAAVTAKARPNGQAGRGAAATGAVPQSAPPTAVNPLDPAAAATTMNPVHPQASAVPSTGMYEAGYPTGASTEAAYYDAGGSRTGWYALAAFVALVALAIGGVLLFQALSSPEETAEPSQFELADYVGRSREDVVAELTALKLNFETIAEENAAVQVGFVHRTEPPAGEIVLEAQQILVYFNPDPQLRPIPQVVGISLEDAMERIEADGFDVGTITNEQTDSREENTVLASDPEAGTPVKEGTVVDLVVAAPPDSLQIPGFIVGQTQSDAITVLENEPYNFEVTVAEVTSESIPAGQVISIAPGPGALAPKGGPVTITVSIGPPPVTVTAVEGLTAGQATNSLRNAGLEVVIVNQEVRAGSSDDGRVISQDIDAGTQVPRGTTITLTVGRSLEIATTIPPTLPPTTTAPTTTVVTTTAAPTTAAPTTAAPTTAAPTTAAPTTAAPTTAAP, from the coding sequence GTGACGAACCAAGGCGAAGCAACGGTCATCAACGACCGCTACGAGGTACACAAGCGCATCGGGCGCGGCGGCATGGCCGACGTGTTCTCCGCGCGCGACCTCCTGCTCGATCGCCAGGTCGCCATCAAGGTCCTGTTCCCCGAGTTCGCCACCGACGAGAACTTCGTCGAACGGTTCCGCCGCGAAGCGCAGTCGGCGGCCAACCTGTCGCACCCCAACATCGTCAACGTCTACGACTGGGGCAAGTACGAAGGCACCTACTTCATCGCGATGGAGGAAGTGAAGGGCCGCACCCTCGCCGACGTGTTGAAGTCGAACCGCCAGCTCACGTCGAAGCAGGCCGCCGAGATCGCGAGTGAAGTCGCGGCGGCGCTCGGGTTCGCCCACGAGAAAGACGTGGCGCACCGAGACATCAAGCCGGCCAACATCCTCATCGGCTCCAACGGCCAGGTGAAGGTCGCCGACTTCGGCATCGCCCGAGCCATGAACGCACCGACCGAGGCCAACCTCACGCAGGCCGGGTCGGTCATGGGCACGGCAACCTACTTCTCGCCCGAGCAGGCGCAAGGCGCTCAACCCGACCCTCGCAGCGATCTCTATTCGCTCGGGATCGTCATGTACGAGATGGTCGCCGGGCGGGCACCGTTCACCGGCGACAACCCGGTCAGCATCGCCTACAAGCAGGTCCACGATCTGCCGCAGCCGCTGGTGCAGATCGTCGCCGATGTTCCGAAGCCGTACGAGGCGATCGTCGCCAAGCTGCTCGCGAAGGACCCCAAGCTGCGCTACCCGAGCGCCGGGGCGCTGCGTGACGACCTCCGACGGTTCCGCAACGACGAACCGGTGCAGGCGCTCGTCGCCGCGGTCACCGCCAAGGCTCGACCCAACGGTCAGGCAGGTCGCGGTGCGGCCGCGACCGGCGCGGTTCCGCAGTCGGCCCCGCCCACCGCGGTCAACCCGCTCGACCCGGCCGCAGCGGCCACCACGATGAACCCGGTGCATCCGCAGGCGTCGGCGGTTCCGTCGACCGGGATGTACGAGGCGGGCTACCCGACGGGCGCCTCGACCGAAGCCGCGTACTACGACGCGGGCGGCTCGCGCACCGGGTGGTACGCGCTCGCTGCGTTCGTCGCACTCGTCGCACTCGCCATCGGCGGTGTCCTGCTGTTCCAGGCACTGAGCTCGCCCGAGGAGACCGCCGAACCATCGCAGTTCGAACTCGCCGACTACGTCGGTCGGTCGCGCGAAGACGTCGTCGCCGAACTCACCGCGCTCAAACTCAACTTCGAGACCATCGCCGAGGAGAACGCGGCGGTGCAGGTCGGCTTCGTGCACCGCACCGAGCCGCCCGCCGGCGAGATCGTGCTCGAGGCACAGCAGATCCTCGTCTACTTCAACCCCGACCCGCAGTTGCGTCCGATCCCGCAGGTGGTCGGCATCTCGCTCGAAGACGCGATGGAGCGCATCGAAGCCGACGGGTTCGACGTCGGCACGATCACCAACGAACAGACCGACAGCCGCGAAGAGAACACGGTGCTCGCCTCCGATCCCGAAGCGGGCACGCCGGTCAAGGAGGGCACCGTCGTCGACCTCGTCGTCGCGGCACCGCCCGACAGCCTCCAGATTCCCGGGTTCATCGTCGGCCAGACCCAGTCCGATGCGATCACGGTGCTCGAGAACGAGCCGTACAACTTCGAGGTCACCGTCGCCGAGGTCACGAGCGAGTCGATTCCTGCGGGTCAGGTCATCTCGATCGCACCCGGCCCGGGCGCGCTGGCACCGAAGGGCGGCCCGGTCACGATCACCGTGTCGATCGGTCCGCCTCCCGTCACGGTCACGGCGGTCGAAGGGCTCACCGCCGGCCAGGCAACCAACAGCCTCCGCAATGCCGGGCTCGAGGTCGTGATCGTCAATCAGGAAGTTCGAGCGGGCAGTTCCGACGACGGTCGGGTCATCTCGCAAGACATCGATGCCGGCACGCAGGTACCGCGCGGCACCACCATCACCCTCACGGTCGGTCGCTCGCTCGAGATCGCCACCACGATCCCGCCGACGCTGCCGCCCACCACCACGGCACCGACCACCACGGTGGTCACCACCACCGCCGCGCCCACCACCGCGGCGCCCACCACGGCGGCACCCACGACCGCCGCTCCGACCACGGCGGCTCCGACCACCGCGGCACCCACGACCGCGGCGCCGTAG
- a CDS encoding peptidoglycan D,D-transpeptidase FtsI family protein, with protein sequence MNRQIRQLAVGLMACYLVLFVALNYWQVGQEEELNANVENTRAVRREFNKPRGPIVTADGVVAAHSIETPQADGSVQRRREYPTGDLLAHATGYFTLSFGATQVERLYGDVLTGSTTEQQVRSLGDLLSTEVDNSGSVQLALRHDLQQVAKFALGGRTGSVAVIEVETGAVRALWSNPSYDPSTFVNEPFSEAQETIIALQDADDDPLLSAAYQQRFMPGSTFKVITTGIGLEAGVIGLDSEFARETEWVPPQTDDPIQNYRGSQCGGDLAEVFRRSCNIPFAQIAVELGPDGMIAGTDAWGLDAELPIDLPRPAASTFGNTDDLDQQLPLLAIRGFGQNEDQMVPLHMAMVAATVANGGQMMEPYVVEATYDHQGRVLDQTEPSVWKTPISAQTAATLTQLMTGVTEGDRGTARSVTLDGGVRFAAKTGTAELGIVDNPDLVHAWMIAFAPLEAPKYAVAVVLNDLESTQADAATGGREAGPVVKGVLDYLLTGPGANVVLD encoded by the coding sequence GTGAACCGGCAGATTCGACAGCTCGCAGTCGGGTTGATGGCGTGCTACCTCGTGTTGTTCGTGGCGCTCAACTACTGGCAGGTCGGCCAGGAGGAGGAGCTCAACGCCAACGTCGAGAACACGCGCGCCGTGCGACGCGAGTTCAACAAGCCGCGCGGGCCGATCGTCACCGCCGACGGCGTGGTCGCCGCGCACTCGATCGAGACCCCGCAGGCCGATGGCAGCGTCCAACGACGCCGCGAATACCCGACCGGCGACCTGCTCGCGCACGCCACCGGGTACTTCACGTTGAGCTTCGGGGCGACCCAGGTCGAACGCCTCTACGGCGACGTGCTCACCGGGTCGACCACCGAGCAGCAGGTGCGCAGCCTCGGCGACCTACTCTCCACAGAGGTCGACAACAGCGGGTCGGTGCAGTTGGCATTGCGCCACGACCTCCAACAGGTCGCGAAGTTCGCGCTGGGCGGACGGACCGGATCGGTGGCCGTGATCGAGGTCGAGACCGGCGCGGTACGCGCGCTCTGGTCGAACCCGAGCTACGACCCGTCGACCTTCGTCAACGAGCCGTTCAGCGAAGCGCAGGAGACGATCATCGCGCTGCAAGACGCCGACGACGACCCGCTGCTCTCGGCCGCCTACCAGCAGCGCTTCATGCCGGGCTCGACCTTCAAGGTCATCACCACCGGCATCGGCCTCGAAGCCGGCGTCATCGGCCTCGACTCCGAGTTCGCTCGCGAAACCGAGTGGGTGCCGCCGCAGACCGACGACCCGATCCAGAACTACCGCGGCTCGCAATGCGGCGGCGATCTCGCCGAAGTGTTCCGGCGCAGCTGCAACATCCCGTTCGCCCAGATCGCCGTCGAACTCGGCCCCGACGGGATGATCGCGGGCACCGACGCGTGGGGGCTCGACGCAGAACTCCCGATCGATCTGCCTCGCCCGGCGGCGAGCACGTTCGGCAACACCGACGACCTCGACCAGCAACTGCCGCTGCTCGCCATCCGTGGCTTCGGCCAGAACGAAGACCAGATGGTGCCGCTACACATGGCGATGGTGGCGGCCACGGTCGCCAACGGCGGCCAGATGATGGAGCCCTACGTCGTCGAGGCGACGTACGACCATCAGGGTCGTGTGCTCGATCAGACCGAGCCGTCGGTGTGGAAGACGCCCATCTCGGCACAGACGGCAGCGACCCTCACCCAACTGATGACCGGCGTGACCGAAGGCGACCGCGGCACCGCCCGCAGCGTCACGCTCGACGGCGGCGTGCGTTTCGCGGCCAAGACCGGCACGGCCGAACTCGGCATCGTCGACAACCCCGACCTCGTCCACGCCTGGATGATCGCGTTCGCTCCGCTCGAGGCACCGAAGTACGCCGTGGCCGTCGTGCTCAACGACCTCGAGTCGACGCAGGCCGACGCCGCAACCGGTGGCCGCGAAGCCGGCCCCGTCGTCAAAGGCGTGCTCGACTATCTGCTCACCGGTCCCGGCGCGAACGTGGTGCTCGACTGA